One Bufo gargarizans isolate SCDJY-AF-19 chromosome 3, ASM1485885v1, whole genome shotgun sequence DNA segment encodes these proteins:
- the RBM15 gene encoding RNA-binding protein 15, producing the protein MKGKERSPAKAKRSRGADESSRERCGKKLSSASGSNGSGCAGKSSESSSGRRGLHLDKSLSSSRDYEASGRAPGLHSYSSPAASSGSGSSKGAESRGGATGRNVDGRGESEYKSLRISELGSSLSDEAIEDGLFHEFKKFGDVSVKISRTGDERVALVNFRRPEDARAAKHARGRLVLYDRPLKIEAVYLPVSNRRRSRSPAAKEPYASLSAAVSSLPAHRHSQRALSPGGLGYRDYRLQQLALGRLPPAPPPPLPRELERDRDYSFYEGRVRPAYPLDSRLSIREDDSSPENDLRANRTLFLGNLDINVTESELRRAFERFGTITEVDIKRAGRGQASTYGFLKFENLDMAHRAKVAMSGKYILRNCIKIGYGKATPTNRLWVGGLGPWVPMASLAREFDRFGTIRSIDYRKGDSWAYIQYESLDAAQAACTQMRGFPLGGEHRKLRVDFADTDHIYQPPYLQTLPVPHYDLVGDSFGHRAPDPLRARDRTPPLLYRNRDRDLYSDTDWVPLPVRDRNRVAYESIETLDRRAGSWSLDRDRERDSVSKDPPRKRRLMDESRHIDRSPESDRSRKRQCNSPDRSRDGSAGRDSRYSDTERTGGRTEQTSPSRDWRSSIERGVGDKRDRKNNSVEKERKHRIVESKSPVRKEEHPEPSSKVKSPQKPDATQKLCLAWQGMLLLKNSNFPSNMHLLQGDLAVATGLLIEGSSGGKVAQLKITQRLRLDQPKLDEVTRRIKVAGPNGYAILLAVPGTSDGNFTGDQASSTQRPLRNLVSYLKQKQAAGVISLPVGGSKDKENTGVLHAFPPCEFSQQFLDSTAKALAKSEEDYLVMIIVRGAS; encoded by the coding sequence ATGAAAGGAAAAGAGCGCTCCCCGGCCAAAGCCAAACGGTCCCGGGGGGCGGACGAGTCTTCTCGGGAGCGATGCGGCAAGAAGCTGAGCTCCGCTAGTGGCAGTAACGGCAGCGGGTGCGCCGGCAAATCCTCCGAGAGCAGCTCCGGGCGCCGCGGCCTGCACCTGGACAAGAGCCTATCCAGCAGCCGAGACTATGAGGCGTCCGGTAGAGCCCCCGGTCTGCACAGCTACAGCTCCCCGGCAGCTAgcagtggcagcggcagcagcaaggGCGCCGAGAGCAGAGGAGGCGCCACCGGGCGGAACGTGGACGGCCGCGGGGAGTCGGAATACAAGTCGCTGCGGATCAGTGAGCTGGGCTCATCCCTCAGCGATGAGGCCATAGAGGACGGGCTCTTCCACGAGTTCAAGAAGTTCGGGGACGTCAGTGTGAAGATCTCCCGCACCGGAGACGAGCGGGTGGCCCTGGTGAACTTCCGGCGCCCGGAGGATGCCCGAGCCGCCAAGCACGCCCGGGGTAGGCTGGTGCTGTACGACCGGCCGCTGAAGATCGAGGCGGTGTACCTGCCTGTAAGTAACCGGCGCCGCAGCCGCTCCCCGGCGGCCAAGGAGCCCTATGCCAGCCTGTCTGCTGCCGTGTCCTCCTTGCCTGCCCACCGGCAcagccagcgagcgctctccccGGGCGGCCTCGGCTACAGGGACTACCGGCTGCAGCAGCTGGCCTTAGGCCGCTTACCTCCTgcccctcccccaccgctgccCAGGGAGCTGGAGAGGGACCGGGACTACAGCTTCTATGAGGGTCGGGTGCGGCCTGCCTACCCCCTAGACTCCCGCCTGAGCATCAGGGAGGATGACAGCTCCCCTGAGAATGACCTGCGGGCTAACCGAACTCTGTTCCTGGGCAACCTGGACATCAATGTGACGGAGAGCGAGCTGCGCAGAGCTTTTGAGCGCTTTGGGACAATTACTGAGGTGGATATCAAGAGAGCGGGCCGCGGGCAGGCCTCTACGTATGGCTTCCTTAAGTTTGAGAACCTGGACATGGCGCACAGGGCTAAGGTAGCAATGTCTGGCAAGTACATTCTCCGTAACTGTATTAAGATTGGCTATGGCAAAGCCACCCCAACCAACCGCTTGTGGGTAGGTGGCCTAGGACCCTGGGTGCCAATGGCATCGCTGGCCCGTGAATTTGACAGGTTTGGTACCATCCGATCTATTGACTACAGGAAGGGGGACAGTTGGGCCTACATACAATATGAAAGCTTAGATGCCGCCCAAGCTGCCTGCACTCAAATGAGAGGCTTTCCACTGGGAGGCGAACACAGAAAACTGCGAGTGGACTTTGCGGATACGGATCATATCTACCAGCCCCCTTACCTTCAGACATTGCCTGTACCCCATTATGATTTGGTGGGAGATAGCTTTGGCCATAGGGCACCCGATCCTCTAAGAGCCAGAGACCGTACCCCACCTCTGTTGTATAGGAACAGAGACAGAGACTTGTATTCAGACACTGATTGGGTGCCTCTTCCAGTAAGAGACAGAAACAGAGTTGCTTATGAGTCCATAGAGACATTGGACCGACGAGCAGGCAGCTGGTCTTTAGACAGAGATCGTGAAAGAGACAGCGTAAGCAAAGATCCGCCTAGAAAAAGAAGGCTCATGGATGAAAGCCGTCATATTGACCGCTCCCCTGAAAGTGATCGCTCCAGAAAGAGACAGTGTAATAGTCCTGACAGAAGTCGTGATGGCAGTGCTGGACGTGACAGCCGTTACAGTGATACAGAGCGCACAGGTGGGCGCACTGAGCAGACATCACCTTCCAGAGACTGGCGCAGTAGCATTGAGCGTGGTGTCGGAGACAAGCGTGATAGAAAGAACAACTCTGTTGAAAAGGAGCGAAAACATCGTATCGTGGAAAGCAAGAGCCCCGTGCGAAAAGAGGAGCATCCTGAGCCCAGCAGTAAGGTCAAATCGCCACAGAAGCCAGATGCAACTCAAAAACTGTGCCTGGCTTGGCAGGGCATGCTGCTCCTGAAGAACAGTAACTTTCCGTCCAACATGCATTTGTTACAAGGAGATCTTGCTGTAGCAACCGGTCTGCTTATTGAAGGGTCTTCAGGTGGGAAAGTCGCTCAGTTAAAGATTACACAACGTTTGCGCCTGGATCAACCCAAGCTGGATGAAGTGACGCGTCGCATTAAAGTGGCCGGCCCCAATGGTTATGCCATCCTTCTTGCTGTCCCTGGTACATCTGATGGCAATTTTACTGGAGATCAAGCCAGCTCAACCCAACGTCCATTGAGAAACCTTGTCTCCTATCTAAAGCAAAAACAAGCAGCTGGTGTCATTAGCCTTCCAGTGGGGGGCAGTAAGGATAAGGAGAACACTGGAGTTCTTCATGCTTTTCCACCATGTGAATTTTCCCAACAGTTCCTGGATTCTACAGCTAAGGCCCTTGCCAAATCTGAAGAGGACTACCTTGTAATGATCATAGTTCGGGGGGCATCCTAA